A region of Lycium barbarum isolate Lr01 chromosome 1, ASM1917538v2, whole genome shotgun sequence DNA encodes the following proteins:
- the LOC132631752 gene encoding uncharacterized protein LOC132631752, translated as MKQWLNLEDKVPLLVYVVLFLKMIPFNMSLLRDKQLIISGELLEPLWALIISISQLMACYNTGGIKKPKIRFGEQKKFSLYRLENQTVWNIKTALNVAIPSIYFGGNWISTCETAERIKPMLKCTHICWKKPNTGKLKINTDGSFCKVSKKDGIGGIIRDEEGKLVMAFSIPIECGSSNFAEAMAVEFGSSWCGINGIDDIQVELDSQAIANMLTK; from the exons ATGAAGCAGTGGTtaaatttggaagacaaggttcCCCTACTTGTATATGTTGTACTATTCCTAAAAATGATTCCATTCAACATGTCTTTGTTGAGGGACAAGCAACTGATCATATCTGGAGAATTATTGGAGCCCCTTTGGGCATTAATCATCAGCATATCCCAATTAATGGCCTGCTACAACACTGGTGGAATCAAAAAGCCAAAAATAAG GTTTGGAGAGCAAAAAAAATTCTCGCTATATAGGCTGGAAAATCAGACCGTATGGAACATCAAAACTGCTCTAAATGTTGCTATCCCAAGCATATATTTTGGTGGTAATTGGATCAGTACTTGTGAGACTGCGGAAAGAATTAAACCAATGCTAAAATGTACTCACATCTGTTGGAAGAAGCCGAATACTGGTAAGCTAAAAATTAATACCGATGGCAGCTTTTGCAAAGTATCCAAAAAAGATGGAATTGGAGGGATTATTCGAGATGAAGAAGGAAAACTCGTTATGGCATTTTCTATTCCAATCGAATGTGGAAGCAGTAACTTTGCCGAAGCTATGGCTGTCGAGTTTGGAAGCTCATGGTGCGGAATTAATGGcatagatgatattcaagtgGAACTTGATTCACAAGCCATTGCCAACATGCTCACCAAATAG